In Candidatus Saccharibacteria bacterium, one genomic interval encodes:
- a CDS encoding calcium-binding protein, giving the protein MNNRLIKILAIAGVSVGLFVIVYISLVGDQDNNSTQQELTMSTSDDTDLSDTDRPTTQYQGTSSNTNQSSGSSYQDGTYQANQTYLAPGGRTDSIDVGVTLVDQVVTAMDFGYQESNPDSGAFLSLFDSEIRGQVVGKSLNQINLSRVAGASLTTNAFNLALDNIANQAEQN; this is encoded by the coding sequence ATGAATAACCGTTTGATAAAGATTTTGGCAATAGCAGGAGTGAGTGTAGGATTGTTTGTGATAGTTTATATCAGTCTTGTTGGCGATCAAGATAATAATAGTACTCAACAAGAGCTTACGATGAGCACTTCTGATGACACAGATTTGTCAGATACAGATAGACCCACCACTCAATATCAGGGGACAAGCTCAAATACTAACCAGTCGAGTGGTAGTAGCTATCAAGATGGTACATATCAGGCCAACCAGACATACCTTGCCCCTGGTGGTAGAACAGATTCAATAGATGTAGGGGTAACACTTGTTGATCAGGTTGTAACCGCAATGGACTTTGGGTATCAAGAGTCAAATCCGGATTCTGGAGCATTTTTAAGTCTATTTGATTCAGAGATTAGGGGGCAGGTTGTCGGTAAGAGCTTAAACCAGATCAATCTCAGTAGGGTAGCAGGAGCAAGTCTGACCACTAATGCTTTCAACTTAGCATTAGATAATATCGCTAATCAAGCAGAACAGAATTAG
- a CDS encoding glycosyltransferase family 2 protein, with protein MTDIIFGFLSILGVITLLRVTLFFVGSDIYEIKRIIKRRRFSSIINFQPKSYQVTVLIPAHNEDSVIIRCLESVFASEYKRIKVIVIDDGSSDQTAVLVKNFKALHGFSNLQLISKKNSGKADSLNLALAKVRSALVMVLDADSVVQPDTISIAVRHFDNPRVVAAATNVRITHNLNSIVGAIQLLEFSSSFRFKRALTTFNMEYIIGGMSFFRYTALKKVGFFDTDTVTEDIDLTLKLVSLGNKDNRIIFAGDSITYTEGAGSFRALLKQRYRWKYGRFQTFVKNRKLFLNKDHKYSRSLTFFYLPWSLIQELISLLDPFIIIFWLTISIRMGSYGTFRFIIIFYMIFVLLITMTEDRLSLAARFRLVAYAPLGYIFFLVVGLVEYSALLKCIFNYRKIIQLEQDIGGWDHIKRDGGSLG; from the coding sequence ATGACCGATATTATTTTTGGGTTTCTTTCAATCTTGGGTGTAATTACTCTGCTTAGAGTTACATTATTTTTTGTGGGTAGTGATATCTATGAGATCAAGCGAATCATTAAGCGTCGTAGATTTAGTAGTATTATAAATTTTCAACCCAAGAGCTATCAGGTTACAGTATTAATACCTGCCCACAATGAAGATAGTGTAATAATCCGTTGTTTGGAGTCTGTATTTGCAAGTGAGTACAAAAGGATTAAAGTCATAGTGATTGACGACGGTTCTTCGGACCAGACTGCCGTATTGGTCAAGAATTTTAAGGCATTACATGGATTTAGCAATTTGCAATTGATTAGCAAAAAAAATTCTGGCAAGGCTGATTCGCTCAATCTTGCTCTGGCCAAAGTTCGTTCTGCCCTAGTGATGGTCTTGGATGCTGACTCTGTAGTTCAACCAGATACGATTTCAATTGCAGTAAGGCATTTTGATAACCCCAGAGTAGTAGCAGCCGCTACCAATGTTCGGATCACTCACAATTTAAATAGCATAGTCGGAGCAATTCAACTCCTAGAATTTAGTTCATCTTTTCGTTTCAAGAGGGCACTTACTACCTTTAATATGGAGTATATCATTGGAGGCATGAGTTTCTTTCGTTACACAGCATTAAAAAAGGTTGGTTTTTTTGATACGGATACGGTGACTGAAGATATTGATTTGACACTAAAGCTTGTGAGCCTTGGCAACAAAGACAACCGCATCATCTTTGCTGGAGATTCTATCACCTATACTGAAGGGGCAGGTAGTTTTAGAGCTTTACTCAAGCAGAGATATCGCTGGAAGTATGGGAGGTTTCAGACTTTTGTCAAAAATCGTAAGTTATTCCTCAATAAGGATCATAAATATAGTCGAAGTTTGACATTTTTTTATCTTCCCTGGTCATTAATTCAAGAATTGATTTCATTACTTGATCCTTTCATTATTATTTTTTGGTTAACTATTTCTATACGCATGGGTAGTTATGGAACATTTAGATTTATCATTATTTTTTATATGATCTTTGTTTTACTTATCACTATGACTGAAGATCGTTTAAGTCTTGCGGCAAGATTTAGATTGGTAGCTTATGCCCCATTGGGGTACATATTCTTCTTGGTAGTTGGATTGGTGGAATATTCGGCTTTGTTAAAGTGTATATTCAATTATCGTAAGATTATTCAACTCGAGCAAGATATAGGTGGCTGGGACCATATCAAGCGTGATGGAGGAAGTCTCGGTTAG
- a CDS encoding sortase — MNRLIFSLKIGLVYLVVIALFFGNEIYAKYQEHTVSEQNQEQLAVISQEAKEDSSYVPAPPVKIEIERLDIELNVLDGEYDSSNSTWTLSNDSAHYALQTQLPNFDQGNTLIYGHNLENIFGNLKDLINGDILILTDQSGKKIAYTFKGFEVLKPNDTSIFYYQGQAQLSLLTCYGLFDSERLVSKFQPVNLVE; from the coding sequence ATGAATAGGCTAATATTTAGCCTAAAGATTGGATTAGTTTATTTGGTTGTAATTGCTTTATTTTTTGGTAATGAAATTTATGCTAAATACCAAGAACATACAGTATCCGAACAGAATCAAGAACAGCTAGCAGTTATTAGCCAAGAAGCTAAAGAAGATAGTAGCTATGTTCCCGCGCCTCCTGTCAAGATTGAAATTGAGAGACTTGATATAGAACTGAATGTATTGGATGGAGAGTACGATTCTTCTAATAGCACCTGGACTCTTAGTAATGATAGTGCCCACTATGCTTTACAAACTCAGTTACCAAATTTTGATCAAGGCAATACATTGATCTATGGTCATAACCTCGAAAACATTTTTGGTAACCTCAAGGATCTTATCAATGGAGATATATTGATCCTAACCGACCAGTCAGGTAAGAAAATTGCCTATACATTCAAGGGTTTTGAAGTTTTGAAGCCAAATGATACATCAATATTTTATTATCAAGGTCAGGCACAGTTGTCCTTGCTCACCTGTTACGGATTGTTCGACAGCGAGAGATTGGTGTCAAAGTTTCAGCCAGTTAATTTAGTAGAATGA
- a CDS encoding queuosine precursor transporter, with protein MNNTSQPKFAIYDLILVSFAVLFLISNLSATKLVSFGPIITDGGAILFPLTYILGDVLTEVYGYKYAKKAIWVGFGVMLLGVAAFTIVRYLPAAPEYTDQEAFETILGFFPRIVLASLLAFLAGSLLNSISLIKIRSATHGKALWARLIGSTMVGEFFDTLIFGVVAFAGILSNYDLFKFILIGWVFKTGTEIVLLPITYRVIDWVKKIEKLEN; from the coding sequence ATGAATAACACTAGCCAGCCAAAATTTGCTATCTATGATTTGATCCTTGTTAGCTTTGCTGTCTTATTTCTAATCTCTAATCTATCTGCTACCAAGCTAGTATCATTTGGTCCAATTATTACCGATGGAGGAGCAATCCTATTCCCTCTTACCTATATTTTGGGGGATGTCTTGACTGAAGTTTATGGGTATAAATATGCAAAAAAAGCAATTTGGGTAGGTTTCGGAGTAATGCTACTAGGCGTAGCGGCCTTTACAATAGTCAGATACTTGCCAGCAGCTCCTGAATATACTGATCAAGAAGCATTTGAGACTATCTTGGGCTTTTTCCCTAGGATTGTCCTAGCTAGCCTTTTAGCCTTCCTTGCAGGATCTTTGCTCAATTCAATCAGTCTAATAAAAATTAGATCGGCCACACATGGCAAGGCTCTCTGGGCAAGACTGATTGGCTCTACTATGGTCGGTGAATTCTTCGATACTCTAATCTTTGGCGTGGTTGCTTTCGCTGGAATTCTCAGTAATTACGACCTATTCAAGTTCATCCTGATTGGCTGGGTCTTCAAAACAGGCACAGAAATCGTACTACTGCCGATAACATACAGAGTAATCGATTGGGTAAAAAAGATTGAAAAATTAGAAAACTAA
- the tgt gene encoding tRNA guanosine(34) transglycosylase Tgt produces the protein MQKKFGFQIMSSLGDPRFARTGIISTPHGQIKTPAFIPVATKATIKALAPEQIEAAGAQALLANAYHLYLQPGEDVLIKAGGLGKFMNWSRPTFTDSGGFQVLSLGSGYKKVISMDQTSASNAPKSTRRARVDDEGVDFRSVIDGSLHRFTPERSMEIQWAIGADICFAFDELTSLADSYQYQVKALDRTHQWAIRCLDHFRYLQKLDQSRDYQALFAVLQGANYQNLRVETAKFLGAMEFDGYGIGGAIEKSQLGEIISWVNEELPADKPKHLLGISEPDDIFEAIAQGVDTFDCVSPTRVARNGAVYLPTGRVNLARARYREDFSSLDSGCKCYTCQNYTRAYLHHLLKAKERLAATLLSIHNETFIIGLVDAIRESIEQGDFESYRREWLEQYYGGSSRR, from the coding sequence ATGCAAAAAAAGTTTGGATTTCAAATAATGAGCTCATTGGGTGACCCCAGATTTGCTCGTACTGGCATAATCTCTACCCCCCATGGTCAGATCAAGACTCCCGCCTTCATCCCTGTAGCTACCAAGGCAACGATCAAGGCTCTAGCTCCAGAACAGATCGAGGCCGCTGGGGCTCAAGCCTTACTAGCTAATGCTTACCATCTCTATCTTCAGCCAGGTGAAGATGTTTTGATCAAGGCTGGTGGACTAGGCAAATTTATGAATTGGAGCAGGCCAACTTTTACTGATTCCGGAGGCTTCCAGGTGCTTTCTTTGGGTAGTGGATATAAGAAGGTGATATCAATGGATCAGACTAGTGCTAGTAATGCGCCCAAGAGTACTAGAAGGGCAAGAGTGGATGATGAGGGGGTAGATTTTCGGTCAGTCATTGATGGTAGCTTGCATCGATTTACACCCGAAAGGTCGATGGAAATTCAGTGGGCGATCGGAGCTGATATTTGCTTTGCATTTGATGAGCTGACCTCACTAGCTGATTCTTATCAGTATCAAGTCAAAGCTCTAGATAGAACTCACCAATGGGCGATTCGTTGCCTAGATCACTTTAGGTATTTGCAAAAGCTGGATCAGTCTAGGGATTACCAGGCACTTTTTGCAGTTTTGCAGGGTGCTAATTATCAAAATCTAAGAGTCGAGACTGCAAAATTCTTGGGGGCAATGGAATTTGACGGATATGGCATAGGTGGAGCAATCGAGAAGTCCCAGCTAGGTGAGATCATTAGTTGGGTCAATGAGGAGTTGCCAGCTGATAAGCCCAAACATTTACTTGGTATTAGTGAACCTGATGATATATTTGAAGCGATTGCTCAGGGAGTAGATACTTTTGATTGCGTATCTCCGACTAGGGTTGCTCGTAATGGGGCAGTTTATCTTCCCACGGGTAGGGTCAATCTAGCCAGGGCGAGATATCGGGAGGATTTTTCGAGTTTAGATTCTGGATGTAAATGCTATACTTGTCAAAATTATACTCGAGCTTATCTTCATCACCTACTCAAAGCCAAAGAGAGGTTAGCCGCTACTTTGCTCTCGATCCATAATGAGACTTTTATCATTGGATTGGTTGATGCAATTAGGGAGTCAATTGAGCAAGGAGATTTTGAATCTTATCGTCGAGAGTGGTTGGAGCAATATTATGGAGGGAGTTCTAGAAGGTAA
- a CDS encoding fructose bisphosphate aldolase, producing MNKTQLNQIKNNQGFIAALDQSGGSTPKALLSYGVTEDSYNNAVEMYDLVHQMRTRIITSPAFSSEYILGAILFQQTMRSQIEGLDTADYLWNKKQIVPFLKIDLGLADTKDGVQLMKPITNLEEILAEAKVKNIFGTKMRSVIKQNNRIGIKKVVEQQFELARAISATGLVPIVEPEVDINADGKGEIESLLHGLLQEELANLTPDQLVMLKLTIPEQDNIYQDLMGLPNVVRVVALSGGYDRGIANQRLARNQGLIASFSRALAEGLSVDQSDQQFNQKLADTIQGIYQASIT from the coding sequence ATGAACAAAACACAACTCAACCAAATCAAAAATAATCAAGGCTTTATAGCTGCATTAGACCAGAGCGGTGGCTCTACCCCAAAGGCTCTCTTGTCATATGGTGTCACGGAGGATAGTTACAATAATGCAGTAGAGATGTATGACCTCGTCCACCAGATGCGTACTAGGATCATCACTAGCCCAGCTTTTTCTAGTGAATATATCTTGGGAGCAATTCTTTTCCAGCAGACAATGAGAAGTCAGATCGAGGGTCTTGATACTGCTGATTATTTGTGGAATAAGAAGCAAATTGTTCCATTTCTCAAAATTGATCTAGGGCTTGCTGATACTAAGGATGGTGTTCAGTTGATGAAACCAATTACCAATCTAGAGGAAATCTTGGCTGAAGCAAAAGTTAAGAATATCTTTGGCACCAAGATGCGCTCAGTGATCAAGCAGAACAATCGCATTGGCATTAAAAAAGTAGTCGAGCAACAGTTTGAATTGGCACGAGCAATCAGTGCTACTGGCCTAGTACCGATTGTCGAGCCAGAGGTGGATATCAATGCAGATGGCAAAGGAGAGATAGAATCGCTTTTGCATGGCTTACTGCAGGAAGAATTAGCTAACCTCACACCCGACCAGCTGGTAATGCTCAAGCTCACTATACCCGAACAAGACAATATCTATCAAGATCTGATGGGTCTTCCAAATGTTGTACGAGTGGTAGCACTATCTGGAGGATATGATCGGGGGATTGCCAATCAGCGACTTGCTAGAAATCAAGGTCTAATCGCTAGCTTTAGCCGAGCCCTAGCTGAAGGTTTGTCAGTAGATCAATCTGATCAGCAATTCAATCAAAAGTTGGCTGATACTATTCAGGGCATTTATCAAGCATCGATCACCTAG
- a CDS encoding TrmH family RNA methyltransferase, protein MGIIIILDNIRSCHNVGAILRTADGAGVSQIVCTGFTPYPEIVGDTRDPRIIAKNSYQISKTALGAEKTINIRYDIDIITTINRLRSEGNTILSLEETAGSIDLYANLSELKSYPKIALVVGNEVTGVQQSVLNKSDQIICLPQMGAKNSLNVSVATGIALYSLRF, encoded by the coding sequence ATGGGTATCATAATAATCCTCGACAATATCCGTAGTTGTCACAATGTCGGAGCAATCTTGCGGACTGCTGATGGCGCTGGAGTCAGTCAGATAGTCTGTACGGGATTTACTCCCTACCCAGAAATAGTCGGTGACACTCGTGATCCCAGAATAATTGCTAAGAATTCCTATCAGATATCCAAGACTGCCCTTGGCGCAGAAAAGACAATAAATATAAGGTATGATATAGATATAATTACTACAATAAACCGCTTAAGGTCAGAGGGTAATACCATCCTGTCATTAGAAGAGACCGCAGGCTCTATCGACCTTTATGCTAACCTCTCCGAACTAAAGTCTTATCCAAAAATTGCCCTAGTGGTGGGCAATGAAGTGACAGGTGTTCAACAATCTGTACTCAATAAATCCGATCAGATCATCTGCCTACCTCAGATGGGAGCCAAAAACTCCCTCAATGTTTCAGTGGCTACTGGAATTGCCCTATATAGCTTGCGGTTCTGA
- a CDS encoding YifB family Mg chelatase-like AAA ATPase, whose translation MLTLTYSTAHMGLNSRIIDIETHVSSRGLPNIIVVGLGDKAIEEARERISAAIRNSGLQIPQSRITINLAPADLPKTGSSFDLALAIGILSCSQQITPPNNKSLFIGELSLNGNLRPTNSVVASTHLAMEQKFDAIYLPAQNAEQASIINQIKIYPITSLIQLANHLNGTVPIKPIRPKPLRLTRVVPNPDFAEIYGQKAGKRAMIVAIAGGHNILLNGTPGAGKTMLAKAARGILPPMNKSEMMEVNKIHSLTRELNDLISERPFRSPHHTASNISLIGGGKIPKPGEVSLAHNGILFLDELPEFPKTALEVLRQPLEDGYVSIARAQASLSFPADFILIATQNPCPCGYYGDNLKECICNLHQIQRYQKKISGPLLDRIDLLVNIERVPLDQMQNQTNLETSEKLRSQVITARKLQSDRYKDCSINQNSQLTNKLIKQFCSLDKTCLELTYQAQSRLKLTGRSYQRVLRVARTIADLDGAEDISSDHLLEALSYRPAS comes from the coding sequence ATGCTTACCCTGACATATAGCACTGCCCATATGGGTTTGAATAGTAGAATTATTGACATAGAAACCCATGTCTCGAGTAGGGGTCTGCCCAATATCATTGTAGTTGGACTCGGAGATAAGGCAATCGAAGAAGCCAGAGAAAGGATCAGCGCTGCAATTCGCAATTCTGGACTCCAGATTCCTCAGAGCCGTATCACGATCAACCTAGCTCCAGCTGATCTACCCAAGACTGGTTCAAGCTTTGATTTAGCACTAGCTATTGGGATCTTGTCCTGTAGTCAACAAATTACTCCACCCAACAATAAATCTCTATTCATAGGTGAATTATCCCTGAATGGCAATCTCAGACCGACCAATTCAGTAGTAGCTAGTACTCATCTAGCTATGGAGCAAAAGTTTGATGCCATATATCTACCTGCCCAAAATGCTGAGCAAGCCTCCATCATTAACCAGATCAAAATCTATCCGATCACAAGTCTAATCCAGCTCGCTAATCATCTTAATGGTACAGTGCCAATCAAGCCAATCAGACCCAAGCCACTGAGACTGACAAGAGTAGTTCCAAATCCTGACTTTGCCGAAATCTATGGCCAAAAGGCGGGCAAAAGAGCAATGATAGTCGCAATTGCTGGAGGTCACAACATTTTGCTTAATGGCACACCAGGTGCTGGCAAGACAATGCTGGCCAAAGCAGCTAGAGGCATCCTGCCACCAATGAATAAATCTGAAATGATGGAAGTCAACAAGATTCATTCTCTGACTCGTGAGCTAAATGACCTAATTAGTGAGAGACCTTTTCGCTCCCCCCACCACACCGCTAGCAATATCTCGCTAATCGGCGGGGGCAAGATACCAAAGCCTGGTGAAGTCAGTCTCGCCCACAATGGTATCCTTTTCTTAGATGAGTTACCAGAATTCCCCAAAACTGCTCTCGAGGTACTTCGTCAGCCACTGGAAGATGGGTATGTAAGCATCGCTAGAGCTCAAGCAAGCCTGAGCTTTCCGGCTGACTTTATCCTGATCGCTACCCAAAACCCTTGTCCTTGTGGCTACTATGGAGATAACCTCAAGGAGTGTATTTGTAACCTTCATCAAATCCAGAGATATCAAAAGAAGATCTCTGGCCCACTATTGGACAGGATTGATTTATTAGTCAATATTGAGAGAGTACCCCTAGACCAAATGCAAAATCAAACCAATCTAGAGACCTCCGAAAAACTCAGATCCCAAGTAATCACAGCCCGCAAGCTCCAATCAGATCGCTACAAAGATTGTTCAATCAACCAAAATAGCCAGCTAACCAACAAGCTGATTAAGCAATTCTGTTCTCTAGATAAAACCTGCCTTGAACTAACCTATCAGGCACAATCGAGACTCAAGCTCACAGGAAGAAGCTATCAGAGGGTTCTTCGGGTAGCCCGAACAATCGCTGATTTGGATGGTGCTGAAGATATCTCCAGTGATCACCTCCTTGAAGCCCTGAGCTATCGACCAGCTTCTTAG
- the cas12d gene encoding type V CRISPR-associated protein Cas12d, with translation MKKRNKSQRLLTGYRLHDSRLSWAENGTAIRTIKFPLYGDDIPALTKNIASDYRGLYGRLQLSDYIDLAQRSSILEFWLETLAMGGVFMYSTARLGKLGEIILDNDSYLESLFNQIPDPALKQELNYTGWEQNILTSSRLNARSETELVEIFLKRYATISAQERPSDRLLEIAHQFAKQINKITGDNQKTLFKLELFGIKDPQLPVSPRKSISFLILPSWEELEADSKTELFEQIIRRLHLDLVDKTDRLNAKDIEELIGLANSASGFSNFLNQVFNDLASQGAEVINQYLDDMSVYLKYTDREREIVRARLLRLAELAKNIGQPKLANSWGDYRVDFASKMSSFYSNKLRQEEEIVTVASKHLDNLTKYQDKLVDQDPDLGIGINDLINIYQSLLDTYHADQYLDPLLTEGAQLLLPRIRRDLNAHLQANSGLGLDFKTDFRDLTKQLPRIPNLLGESAREKFIKVVNYKDNYQGLISQFTKLLSAISPIIKYQSDAYLQAKDLERLRKWAVSLRSHKSLKILALVELRLNMETLNIEDKVFYNSPFARQKRELISYQDTPASRFPIIEILEETLEEIRNPVTVIRQLDSTIDYIELIKILSSILISKVDQFEVDNVEPINKLQDIYLALRDYRLNNHSLNTFLQTMLLAELKGLLSLVSKREYIERSAIQEVNGAQIKLVFDPKDPVTSTKYYIEQHGGLMGAELKGGFDDLKQFPKPKSGSLPVAKPYKPAKNSALYRIGGSRYQKQFLWWLIKKPKYKHNPLSFMGGFSIAETRKKIRWDDQARLHIENIQGSERVFASIPFNILAKESKKGAFGLEKQQIPNRIVGVDVGEKGLAWLVIEVGDEGNVVIVDQGFIRDNQHQALSGQVTQLKKRQRFATFSSQSTHIAELRKSLASSYQARVEALALKYQARISYEFNINAFETGGNRIVKVYKSLKVGSVFGQNSADNAKLEHYWGKAAKGRTRRPGIEVSASGTSQTCGKCKRWYKYDIKDKEQYQLEILEDFSELATIDTGDNNKLLAYTGGNFGQVSGQEINKLKLIYAFMRPPIHSQAMQFAIGKNKDYHRIFSELDAKDWVNQNANSAIFVCPYLDCLHIADADLQAALNIALRGYLKLKSEYLDTKKQSDKKQWDQDTFYELIRSQLTYPSVGFDPGLR, from the coding sequence ATGAAAAAACGCAACAAATCACAAAGATTATTGACAGGGTATCGCTTGCATGATTCTAGATTGTCCTGGGCAGAAAATGGTACCGCAATTCGGACAATCAAGTTTCCACTCTATGGCGATGACATACCAGCATTGACTAAGAATATAGCTAGTGACTACCGAGGACTTTATGGTAGGTTGCAATTAAGTGATTATATTGATTTAGCTCAGAGGTCTTCAATCTTAGAGTTTTGGCTGGAGACTTTGGCGATGGGCGGAGTTTTTATGTACTCGACAGCTAGACTGGGTAAGCTTGGAGAAATAATTCTAGATAATGATTCTTATCTAGAAAGCTTATTTAATCAGATTCCAGATCCAGCACTAAAACAAGAGCTCAACTATACTGGTTGGGAGCAAAATATACTGACCTCTAGTAGATTAAATGCTAGATCTGAGACAGAATTGGTAGAGATTTTTCTCAAGCGTTATGCTACAATTTCTGCTCAAGAGAGACCTTCAGACAGATTGCTAGAGATAGCTCATCAGTTTGCCAAGCAAATCAATAAGATTACTGGGGATAATCAAAAGACCTTATTCAAGCTAGAATTATTTGGCATCAAAGACCCACAACTACCCGTTAGTCCCAGAAAATCCATCTCATTTTTGATTTTGCCTAGCTGGGAAGAACTGGAGGCGGATAGTAAGACTGAGCTGTTTGAACAGATTATTCGGAGGTTACACTTGGACTTGGTAGACAAGACAGATCGTCTAAATGCAAAAGATATCGAGGAGTTGATCGGGTTAGCCAATAGTGCAAGTGGTTTCAGTAATTTCCTCAATCAAGTCTTTAATGATCTGGCTTCTCAAGGGGCTGAAGTGATCAATCAGTACCTGGATGACATGAGTGTGTATCTCAAATACACAGATCGGGAAAGGGAAATAGTGCGAGCTAGATTGCTAAGACTAGCTGAGTTGGCCAAAAATATTGGCCAGCCCAAGCTAGCTAATAGTTGGGGTGACTATCGGGTTGATTTCGCTAGTAAGATGAGTTCATTTTATAGTAATAAGCTGAGGCAAGAAGAGGAGATAGTCACTGTAGCCAGCAAACACCTAGATAACCTGACGAAGTATCAAGATAAGTTGGTTGATCAAGACCCTGATTTGGGGATAGGTATTAATGATCTGATCAATATCTATCAGTCTTTGCTAGATACCTATCACGCAGATCAGTACCTTGATCCATTATTGACAGAAGGTGCTCAATTGTTACTACCTAGGATTAGGAGAGACCTAAATGCCCATTTACAGGCCAACTCAGGGTTGGGTTTGGATTTCAAGACTGATTTTAGAGATCTCACCAAGCAACTTCCTAGGATACCAAACTTGCTTGGAGAGTCAGCGCGAGAGAAGTTTATCAAAGTCGTAAATTATAAAGATAATTATCAAGGTTTGATCAGTCAATTCACCAAGCTTCTTAGTGCTATTAGTCCTATTATCAAATACCAATCAGATGCTTATTTGCAAGCAAAAGATTTGGAGAGGCTAAGGAAATGGGCAGTATCGCTGAGATCACACAAATCTCTCAAGATATTGGCGCTTGTTGAGCTGAGACTTAATATGGAAACCCTCAATATCGAAGATAAGGTGTTTTACAATTCACCTTTTGCTAGGCAAAAGAGGGAATTGATCAGCTATCAAGATACCCCAGCTAGCAGGTTCCCAATAATTGAGATATTAGAAGAGACCCTAGAGGAGATTAGGAATCCAGTAACGGTCATTAGACAACTAGATTCTACAATAGACTATATTGAATTGATCAAGATATTATCTAGTATATTGATTAGTAAGGTTGATCAGTTTGAGGTAGACAATGTAGAGCCTATTAATAAACTGCAAGACATATACCTAGCTCTTAGGGACTATAGGCTCAATAATCACAGCCTAAATACCTTCTTGCAGACAATGTTGCTAGCTGAGCTCAAGGGGTTGTTGAGTTTGGTCTCAAAGAGAGAATACATAGAGAGATCTGCTATTCAGGAAGTCAATGGAGCACAAATCAAGCTAGTATTTGATCCAAAAGATCCAGTGACTAGTACAAAATATTACATAGAGCAACATGGTGGATTGATGGGTGCTGAGCTTAAGGGTGGCTTTGACGATCTCAAACAATTTCCAAAACCGAAATCAGGTAGTTTGCCCGTTGCTAAGCCTTATAAGCCAGCAAAGAATTCTGCACTGTACCGTATAGGAGGTAGTAGATATCAGAAACAATTCTTATGGTGGTTGATCAAGAAACCAAAATATAAACATAATCCATTATCATTTATGGGAGGCTTTAGCATTGCGGAAACTCGCAAGAAGATTAGATGGGATGATCAGGCTAGACTTCATATAGAAAACATTCAGGGTTCGGAGAGGGTGTTTGCAAGTATTCCTTTCAATATCCTGGCCAAAGAATCCAAAAAGGGTGCATTTGGGCTAGAGAAGCAACAAATCCCCAATCGGATAGTTGGTGTAGATGTAGGGGAGAAAGGTCTAGCATGGTTGGTTATTGAAGTAGGTGATGAAGGTAATGTTGTCATTGTAGATCAGGGATTTATTCGTGACAATCAACACCAGGCTCTCTCCGGTCAGGTAACTCAGCTCAAAAAACGTCAAAGATTTGCAACTTTTTCTAGTCAATCTACCCATATAGCAGAGTTGCGCAAGTCATTGGCCAGTAGCTATCAAGCTAGAGTAGAAGCTTTGGCCTTGAAGTATCAGGCACGAATTAGCTATGAGTTTAATATTAATGCCTTTGAGACTGGTGGAAATCGAATTGTCAAAGTCTATAAATCACTCAAAGTCGGATCTGTCTTTGGGCAAAATAGTGCGGACAATGCCAAGCTGGAGCATTACTGGGGTAAAGCTGCAAAGGGACGGACAAGAAGGCCAGGAATCGAGGTATCTGCTTCTGGCACTAGTCAGACTTGTGGTAAATGTAAACGTTGGTACAAATATGACATCAAAGATAAGGAGCAGTATCAGCTTGAAATACTAGAGGATTTTTCTGAATTAGCTACTATTGACACTGGTGACAACAATAAACTGCTAGCATATACGGGGGGTAATTTTGGTCAGGTGAGCGGTCAGGAGATCAATAAACTTAAGCTAATCTATGCTTTTATGAGGCCACCTATACATAGTCAAGCAATGCAATTCGCTATTGGTAAGAATAAGGATTATCATAGGATTTTTAGCGAACTTGATGCGAAGGATTGGGTCAATCAAAATGCCAACTCGGCTATCTTTGTATGTCCATACTTGGATTGTCTACATATTGCAGATGCAGATTTGCAAGCTGCTCTCAATATAGCATTGCGAGGTTATTTAAAACTAAAATCAGAGTATCTAGACACCAAGAAACAATCCGATAAAAAGCAATGGGATCAGGATACATTTTATGAGCTAATCCGTAGCCAGCTTACTTATCCATCAGTGGGTTTTGATCCAGGATTACGCTAA